Proteins found in one Salvelinus alpinus chromosome 11, SLU_Salpinus.1, whole genome shotgun sequence genomic segment:
- the LOC139534907 gene encoding SLAM family member 8-like isoform X1 has translation MSGGHISCLSKQGILLLLLSNLHYDVGVPLIINKRVGDSVELLAGLENGHLKSLEWKYMGKDIAEFNSEVIYSPGSQFEGRLKMNTKIFSLTVRELTLQDSGDFLLAGEGDKGQIGSKTIILKVHEPISKVAIQTDIKLLANHSCTIRLVCNVSCYHNITYTWERDNEIYGDAQQIYFSLSPAERNISVKCNASNLVSWKTASATVKCRNDTTTPEYVTGLLWYTIYIGVSGGGAVLLILTVAVAVCYCRGQSNTGMYSLGASTVLKVTFLLVLEVFFS, from the exons ATGTCTGGTGGTCACATCTCCTGCCTCTCCAAACAGGGAATACTACTTCTCCTACTCTCCAACCTCCACTATG ATGTGGGTGTTCCTCTGATCATCAACAAGAGAGTGGGGGACTCCGTGGAGCTGCTGGCAGGCTTAGAGAATGGACATTTGAAATCCTTGGAGTGGAAGTATATGGGAAAGGATATTGCAGAATTCAACTCAGAAGTTATATATTCACCTGGATCCCAGTTTGAGGGGAGACTAAAGATGAACACCAAAATCTTCAGTTTAACAGTCAGAGAACTGACACTGCAAGACTCAGGGGATTTTCTACTTGCAGGCGAAGGGGACAAAGGTCAGATTGGCAGTAAGACCATCATTCTGAAGGTCCACG AGCCTATATCCAAGGTGGCGATCCAGACAGACATCAAGCTATTGGCCAACCACTCCTGTACGATACGGCTGGTGTGCAACGTGTCCTGCTACCACAACATTACTTACACCtgggagagagacaatgagatctACGGGGACGCCCAGCAGatttacttctctctctcaccagcagagAGAAACATCAGTGTAAAGTGCAACGCCTCCAACCTGGTCAGTTGGAAAACTGCCTCTGCAACAGTAAAGTGTAGAAATGACACAACCACCCCAG AATATGTGACAGGACTGCTGTGGTATACCATCTACATCGGAGTATCAGGGGGAGGCGCTGTGTTGCTGATCCTCACTGTAGCTGTGGCAGTGTGCTACTGCAGGGGCCAAAGTAACACAGGTATGTACAGCTTAGGGGCCTCTACTGTACTTAAGGTGACATTTCTGTTGGTTCTAGAAGTATTCTTCAGCTGA